DNA sequence from the Staphylococcus epidermidis genome:
AAATGTAATAAGTTGAGTCTGTATAACTTTATTTATATTTTTGTTGTAACCACTCTACAACTGTAGGTATCATGTAACCTGTCGGACCCTTTGGCCCTTTATATGTAGCACTTTTAGTTGTTGCAGGGCCCGCGATATCAAAGTGAATGTGTGGGATGTCACCACTAAAATGCGAAATAAATGCTGCTGCAAACAATGCTTTTCCTTGACCGTTCGTATGATTGACTAAATCTGCTACATCTGATTGTTTAATTAAATGTCTTTCAGTCTCTGTAATAGGTAATTCGAATACTTTTTCGTCTACATGACGTGCAACTGTTAATAAGTTTTTAAGTTCATTTTCAGCATGAGATTGGAAAGCAGCCGCCTTGTCATCACCTAAAGCTACAATCGCTGCACCCGTTAATGTAGCAAAATCAAGAATTAGTTGTGGTTTAAATTGTGTTGCATAGAATACTGCGTCACCTAAAACCATTCTACCTTCAGCATCACTATTCAACATTTCTACTGTTTCCCCATTAAGCGCAGTAAATACATCATCTGGTTTCATGGAAGATTCACCAATCATATTTTCAGCTGAAGCGATTATTCCTACAATATTTACAGGTAGGTTTTGCTTAGAGATCACATCAATCATACCAATAACATTGGCCGCACCGCACATATCATATTTCATAGTTTGCATACCTATCTTAGACTTAATACTATATCCACCGGAATCATATGTAATACCCTTACCCACTAATGAAATAGGTGGTTCATCAGCTTCTGCACCATAGTATGATACCGTAATTAATCTCGGACCATGATTAGAACCTTTACCTACTGCATGTATTAATCCAAATCCTTCATCTATAATTTGTCGGTGATCTTTGATATCTACACTAACGGAACTCCCTTCGAAATGTTTTTTTATTTCTTCGGCAAAATATTGGGGTGTTAAAATATTCGGAGGCATTTGACTTAGTTCACGAGCATAATTTATAGATTCACCCAATTGTTGGCCTTCGTTAATCTTCGTTTCTATATTATGCTCTGTCGTTTGTATATAGACTCTACCTTGATATGGAGGCTTTTTATCCGATTTATAATGGTCAAATTCAAAGATAGATTGTGCACTTTGTAAACCTAAAGTTTGACAAATTTCAACAATGTTACCATGTTTAGATTTGAAAGTATCTAACAATAATTCACAATCCGTGACATGAACGTCTTTTAAATATTGAAACAACTGACCCCAAACTTTTAATAAACGTTGATATGATAAGATTTTTAAGTTTCCTAGTCCTACAGTTAATAATCTTTTAGGCTTTTCATCAATGTAGATAAGCGTTGATGATATTTTGCCGATTGAGCTATTGATGACATGATATTGTTTTAATGTTTCTAATCGTTCTTTAATTAACGTCTTATGATATTTTATCTCACCTAATTGGTTGAGGTGATCTGGCACACCCACCACAATCGTTTCAATTGATGTTGGCGTATCTTGATTAATAAAAAATTGCATATAGATCCTCCGTTCCTCATTCTGTATAACAATAATTATAAGTTATGAACACCCCAATATTAAACAAAACCACTTTTTACTCTAACTCTAAATAAAAACCACTTTTGTTTAATTAAGTGTGAAATTCTTCTTCATCATATTTTTCTGATAAAAAATAGAGCCTGGGACATAATTCCTATCAAAATAGACAGTAAATGAGTTTTCATAAATTCATTTACTGGCTTCTTTATTTACAATACTTCGTATTGTTGGCTCGCTTTCTTAGGGGACAGCTTCAGCCTGTAGTCTTCAGCTTGTCCTGTTCCCTCAAGAGTCTCGCCAAAATACTTTGTATTCATATGTAATTTTACATTAAAATACTTTAAAAAAATAAGGCCCTTTCGTATAATTTAATAAACATCACTAAACTAAATTAACGAGGTGCCTTATGTATAAAGATTATAACATGACTCAACTTACTCTACCAATGGAAACTTCAGTTCTTATCCCCACAAATGATATTTCACGACATGTAAATGATATTGTAGAAACAATTCCCGAGACTGAATTCGATGAATTCAGACATCATCGAGGTGCAACATCATACCATCCAAAAATGATGTTAAAAGTAGTTTTATATGCCTACACCCAATCTGTGTTTTCAGGACGTAAGATAGAAAAATTACTCAATGATAGTATCCGAATGATGTGGCTATCACAAAATCAAAAGCCTTCTTATAAAACGATTAATCGATTTAGAGTAAATCCCAAAGTAGACGCTTTATTAGAATCATTATTTATTCAATTTCATAGTCAGTGTTTGAAACAAAATCTTATTGATGATCAGGCCATTTTTATTGATGGTACGAAAGTTGAGGCAAATGCCAATCGATATACATTTGTATGGAAAAAGAGTATTCAAAACCATGAGTCAAGAATGAATGAAAACTCTAAAGCACTCTATCATGAATTGGTGATAAATAAAATCATACCTGAGATTAAAAAAGATCATGAT
Encoded proteins:
- a CDS encoding M17 family metallopeptidase — protein: MQFFINQDTPTSIETIVVGVPDHLNQLGEIKYHKTLIKERLETLKQYHVINSSIGKISSTLIYIDEKPKRLLTVGLGNLKILSYQRLLKVWGQLFQYLKDVHVTDCELLLDTFKSKHGNIVEICQTLGLQSAQSIFEFDHYKSDKKPPYQGRVYIQTTEHNIETKINEGQQLGESINYARELSQMPPNILTPQYFAEEIKKHFEGSSVSVDIKDHRQIIDEGFGLIHAVGKGSNHGPRLITVSYYGAEADEPPISLVGKGITYDSGGYSIKSKIGMQTMKYDMCGAANVIGMIDVISKQNLPVNIVGIIASAENMIGESSMKPDDVFTALNGETVEMLNSDAEGRMVLGDAVFYATQFKPQLILDFATLTGAAIVALGDDKAAAFQSHAENELKNLLTVARHVDEKVFELPITETERHLIKQSDVADLVNHTNGQGKALFAAAFISHFSGDIPHIHFDIAGPATTKSATYKGPKGPTGYMIPTVVEWLQQKYK